Proteins encoded together in one Zonotrichia leucophrys gambelii isolate GWCS_2022_RI chromosome 1, RI_Zleu_2.0, whole genome shotgun sequence window:
- the FAM131B gene encoding protein FAM131B isoform X2 has product MVPSGNEVIAVDWKGLKDVDQINMDSTSSLHGSSFHRPSTEQTRTDFSWDGINLSMEDTTSILPKLKRNSNAYGIGALAKSSFSGISRSMKDHVTKPTAMGQGRVAHMIEWQGWGKAHSQQQQHTHESARKDADAYSDLSDGEKEARFLAGVMEQFAISEATLMAWSSMDGEDMSVNSNQDNPAGNYSENYQELMESQEHMAQTQYDSWPHSYVSQGMYCLGSSDAWEASDQSLIASPATGSYLGQNFDESQTNLQESILLQSSFLQQQQQLQQQRQEQNFIQSTGLVHVWPLQTAQGGGGAESSTYMEDHIEDEGNPRLEKAPLLNKKPSPEEDDAVCRDLESLSPREEMEHAALSRKVSDVTSSGVQSFDEEEGETNN; this is encoded by the exons GAAACGAGGTGATTGCAGTAGACTGGAAGGGACTGAAAGATGTGGACCAAATCAATATGGACAGCACGAGTTCACTGCATGGCAGCAGCTTCCATCGACCTTCCACTGAG cAAACACGGACGGATTTCTCCTGGGATGGTATCAAT cTCTCCATGGAAGATACGACCTCCATCCTTCCCAAGCTGAAACGCAACTCCAATGCTTATGGGATTGGGGCTTTGGCTAAATCATCTTTCTCTG GGATATCCCGCAGCATGAAGGACCACGTGACGAAGCCGACGGCCATGGGGCAGGGCCGCGTGGCGCACATGATCgagtggcagggctggggcaaggcgcacagccagcagcagcagcacacgcACGAGAGCGCGCGCAAGGACGCCGACGCCTACTCGGACCTCAGCGACGGCGAGAAGGAGGCCCGCTTCCTCGCAG GGGTGATGGAGCAATTTGCTATTTCTGAAGCAACTCTCATGGCCTGGTCCTCCATGGATGGTGAGGATATGAGTGTAAACTCAAATCAGGACAACCCAGCAGGCAACTACTCTGAGAACTATCAGGAGCTGATGGAGAGCCAAG AGCACATGGCCCAGACGCAGTATGACAGCTGGCCTCACTCCTACGTCTCGCAGGGCATGTACTGCTTGGGCTCCTCCGACGCCTGGGAGGCCAGTGACCAGTCCCTCATCGCCTCCCCAGCCACTGGCTCCTACCTAGGCCAGAATTTTGATGAGTCCCAGACAAACCTTCAGGAAAGCATTTTGCTTCAGAGCagctttctccagcagcagcagcagctgcagcaacagCGGCAGGAGCAGAACTTCATCCAGAGCACGGGGCTGGTCCACGTGTGGCCCCTGCAGACTGCTCAGGGCGGGGGAGGAGCTGAGTCCAGCACGTACATGGAGGACCACATTGAGGATGAAGGGAACCCAAGGCTGGAGAAGGCTCCTCTCCTAAACAAGAAGCCCTCTCCAGAGGAGGATGATGCAGTGTGCCGGGACCTGGAATCTTTGTCTCCTCGAGAGGAGATGGAACATGCTGCACTGAGCCGCAAAGTCTCAGATGTCACCTCCTCTGGGGTGCAGTCCTTTGATGAGGAAGAGGGAGAAACAAACAACTGA
- the FAM131B gene encoding protein FAM131B isoform X1, producing MGCIGSRTVGNEVIAVDWKGLKDVDQINMDSTSSLHGSSFHRPSTEQTRTDFSWDGINLSMEDTTSILPKLKRNSNAYGIGALAKSSFSGISRSMKDHVTKPTAMGQGRVAHMIEWQGWGKAHSQQQQHTHESARKDADAYSDLSDGEKEARFLAGVMEQFAISEATLMAWSSMDGEDMSVNSNQDNPAGNYSENYQELMESQEHMAQTQYDSWPHSYVSQGMYCLGSSDAWEASDQSLIASPATGSYLGQNFDESQTNLQESILLQSSFLQQQQQLQQQRQEQNFIQSTGLVHVWPLQTAQGGGGAESSTYMEDHIEDEGNPRLEKAPLLNKKPSPEEDDAVCRDLESLSPREEMEHAALSRKVSDVTSSGVQSFDEEEGETNN from the exons GAAACGAGGTGATTGCAGTAGACTGGAAGGGACTGAAAGATGTGGACCAAATCAATATGGACAGCACGAGTTCACTGCATGGCAGCAGCTTCCATCGACCTTCCACTGAG cAAACACGGACGGATTTCTCCTGGGATGGTATCAAT cTCTCCATGGAAGATACGACCTCCATCCTTCCCAAGCTGAAACGCAACTCCAATGCTTATGGGATTGGGGCTTTGGCTAAATCATCTTTCTCTG GGATATCCCGCAGCATGAAGGACCACGTGACGAAGCCGACGGCCATGGGGCAGGGCCGCGTGGCGCACATGATCgagtggcagggctggggcaaggcgcacagccagcagcagcagcacacgcACGAGAGCGCGCGCAAGGACGCCGACGCCTACTCGGACCTCAGCGACGGCGAGAAGGAGGCCCGCTTCCTCGCAG GGGTGATGGAGCAATTTGCTATTTCTGAAGCAACTCTCATGGCCTGGTCCTCCATGGATGGTGAGGATATGAGTGTAAACTCAAATCAGGACAACCCAGCAGGCAACTACTCTGAGAACTATCAGGAGCTGATGGAGAGCCAAG AGCACATGGCCCAGACGCAGTATGACAGCTGGCCTCACTCCTACGTCTCGCAGGGCATGTACTGCTTGGGCTCCTCCGACGCCTGGGAGGCCAGTGACCAGTCCCTCATCGCCTCCCCAGCCACTGGCTCCTACCTAGGCCAGAATTTTGATGAGTCCCAGACAAACCTTCAGGAAAGCATTTTGCTTCAGAGCagctttctccagcagcagcagcagctgcagcaacagCGGCAGGAGCAGAACTTCATCCAGAGCACGGGGCTGGTCCACGTGTGGCCCCTGCAGACTGCTCAGGGCGGGGGAGGAGCTGAGTCCAGCACGTACATGGAGGACCACATTGAGGATGAAGGGAACCCAAGGCTGGAGAAGGCTCCTCTCCTAAACAAGAAGCCCTCTCCAGAGGAGGATGATGCAGTGTGCCGGGACCTGGAATCTTTGTCTCCTCGAGAGGAGATGGAACATGCTGCACTGAGCCGCAAAGTCTCAGATGTCACCTCCTCTGGGGTGCAGTCCTTTGATGAGGAAGAGGGAGAAACAAACAACTGA
- the FAM131B gene encoding protein FAM131B isoform X3: MKDHVTKPTAMGQGRVAHMIEWQGWGKAHSQQQQHTHESARKDADAYSDLSDGEKEARFLAGVMEQFAISEATLMAWSSMDGEDMSVNSNQDNPAGNYSENYQELMESQEHMAQTQYDSWPHSYVSQGMYCLGSSDAWEASDQSLIASPATGSYLGQNFDESQTNLQESILLQSSFLQQQQQLQQQRQEQNFIQSTGLVHVWPLQTAQGGGGAESSTYMEDHIEDEGNPRLEKAPLLNKKPSPEEDDAVCRDLESLSPREEMEHAALSRKVSDVTSSGVQSFDEEEGETNN; the protein is encoded by the exons ATGAAGGACCACGTGACGAAGCCGACGGCCATGGGGCAGGGCCGCGTGGCGCACATGATCgagtggcagggctggggcaaggcgcacagccagcagcagcagcacacgcACGAGAGCGCGCGCAAGGACGCCGACGCCTACTCGGACCTCAGCGACGGCGAGAAGGAGGCCCGCTTCCTCGCAG GGGTGATGGAGCAATTTGCTATTTCTGAAGCAACTCTCATGGCCTGGTCCTCCATGGATGGTGAGGATATGAGTGTAAACTCAAATCAGGACAACCCAGCAGGCAACTACTCTGAGAACTATCAGGAGCTGATGGAGAGCCAAG AGCACATGGCCCAGACGCAGTATGACAGCTGGCCTCACTCCTACGTCTCGCAGGGCATGTACTGCTTGGGCTCCTCCGACGCCTGGGAGGCCAGTGACCAGTCCCTCATCGCCTCCCCAGCCACTGGCTCCTACCTAGGCCAGAATTTTGATGAGTCCCAGACAAACCTTCAGGAAAGCATTTTGCTTCAGAGCagctttctccagcagcagcagcagctgcagcaacagCGGCAGGAGCAGAACTTCATCCAGAGCACGGGGCTGGTCCACGTGTGGCCCCTGCAGACTGCTCAGGGCGGGGGAGGAGCTGAGTCCAGCACGTACATGGAGGACCACATTGAGGATGAAGGGAACCCAAGGCTGGAGAAGGCTCCTCTCCTAAACAAGAAGCCCTCTCCAGAGGAGGATGATGCAGTGTGCCGGGACCTGGAATCTTTGTCTCCTCGAGAGGAGATGGAACATGCTGCACTGAGCCGCAAAGTCTCAGATGTCACCTCCTCTGGGGTGCAGTCCTTTGATGAGGAAGAGGGAGAAACAAACAACTGA